A window of Fluoribacter dumoffii NY 23 contains these coding sequences:
- a CDS encoding CusA/CzcA family heavy metal efflux RND transporter: MLEKIIRFSLKHRWFILLFTAIIALLGVYNFQRLPIDAVPDITNVQVQINTEASGYSPFEVEQRITFPIELALSGLPNLDYTRSLSRYGLSQVTVVFKDGTNIYFARQLINERLQEVKDKLPPESETTLGPISTGLGEIFMYTVTNKPHVPKSQRYNPTGLRTIQDWIIKPQLRNVEGVAEVNTIGGHVKQFHITPDPSKLVRYNLSLSDVVEALQRNNANVGAGYIEHNGEQNLIRVPGQVKDIPDIENIVIASFEGTPIRMRDVAKVVYGKELRTGAATENGQEVVLGTVFMLMGENSRTVSERVAEKMKEINKSLPEGVEAVIVYNRTLLVNATINTVKNNLLEGALLVCIILFLFLGNIRAALITAMVIPLSMLLTITGMVTNKISANLMSLGALDFGLIVDGAVIIVENCIKHLGEKQHAAQRRLTLEERLKVISYATTEVIRPSIFGVFIITVVYLPILTLTGVEGKMFLPMAETVIIALMSSMLFALTFVPAAIAIFLRGRVQEKENWLVHYLSISYARVLRRSFHARRWVIGAAIVLVMLSLFIASRMGGEFIPSLDEGDIAMHAMRIPGTSLTQAIAMQDLVEQRVKQFPEVKAVFAKLGTAEVATDPMPPNVADTFIILKKHKDWPNPKKTKQELVQEIENAVRQIPGNNYEFTQPIQMRFNELISGVRSDVAVKVFGDDMNTLLEIAENISTQLKKVPGAADVKIEQVSGLPLWTVIINRDTLARYGLQVGAVQDAIVIATGGKKGGELFEGDKRFDIVVRLPESSRTDPDVLREVFIPLPPSKDSERHFIPLSEVAKMVRSEGPNQISREMGKRRVVVSANVRGSDLSTFVNNAKLRIEQNVKIPSGYWIDWGGQFEQLQSASQRLQIVVPVTLLGIFLLLFMSFGRARDALLVFTGIPLALTGGVFALWIRGIPLSISAGVGFIALSGVAVLNGLVMITFINKLHEQKKFYLKDAVLQGSLARLRPVLMTALVASLGFVPMALATGTGSEVQRPLATVVIGGIISSTFLTLLVLPGLYYVFHERRKKAPSNAPHK; encoded by the coding sequence ATGCTGGAAAAAATAATACGTTTTTCTTTAAAACATCGTTGGTTTATCCTGCTGTTTACAGCGATTATCGCCTTGCTTGGTGTTTATAATTTTCAAAGGCTTCCTATTGATGCTGTACCGGATATTACCAATGTCCAGGTTCAAATCAATACAGAAGCCTCTGGGTACTCGCCTTTTGAGGTAGAGCAACGAATTACTTTTCCTATTGAATTAGCCCTCAGCGGTCTACCCAATCTCGACTACACCCGGTCTTTATCTCGGTATGGCTTGTCCCAAGTGACTGTAGTTTTTAAAGACGGAACTAATATTTATTTTGCGAGACAGCTGATTAATGAGCGCTTACAAGAAGTCAAAGACAAATTACCGCCAGAGTCTGAAACCACATTAGGGCCCATTTCTACCGGTCTTGGTGAAATTTTTATGTATACGGTGACGAATAAGCCCCATGTGCCTAAAAGTCAGCGTTACAACCCCACGGGACTTCGCACCATTCAAGATTGGATTATTAAACCGCAATTGCGCAATGTGGAAGGGGTAGCAGAGGTCAATACGATTGGGGGGCATGTGAAACAATTTCATATTACGCCCGATCCCTCCAAGTTAGTGCGTTATAACTTGAGTTTAAGCGATGTGGTTGAAGCTCTCCAACGTAATAATGCCAACGTTGGGGCAGGCTATATAGAACACAATGGAGAACAAAATCTTATTCGTGTTCCTGGTCAAGTAAAAGACATTCCTGATATTGAAAATATCGTGATTGCTAGTTTCGAGGGAACTCCAATACGCATGCGTGATGTGGCGAAAGTTGTTTACGGTAAAGAACTACGTACAGGGGCAGCTACTGAAAATGGCCAGGAAGTAGTTTTGGGCACAGTGTTCATGTTGATGGGTGAAAACAGCAGAACGGTTTCTGAGCGGGTTGCTGAGAAGATGAAAGAAATCAACAAGTCACTTCCTGAAGGTGTTGAAGCTGTTATTGTTTACAATCGAACCTTGCTGGTTAATGCAACGATCAACACGGTTAAAAACAATTTACTCGAAGGTGCACTGCTCGTCTGCATTATTCTTTTTTTATTTTTAGGAAATATCCGTGCTGCATTAATTACTGCTATGGTCATTCCCTTATCCATGTTACTCACCATCACGGGAATGGTGACTAATAAGATCAGTGCAAACCTTATGAGTTTAGGTGCACTAGATTTTGGCTTGATTGTAGATGGTGCGGTTATAATCGTAGAAAACTGCATCAAACATTTAGGGGAAAAGCAACATGCAGCACAACGACGTTTAACGCTTGAAGAGCGTTTAAAAGTGATTTCTTATGCCACTACTGAAGTTATTCGACCCAGTATTTTTGGAGTTTTTATTATTACTGTTGTTTATCTTCCTATTCTTACATTAACGGGTGTGGAGGGTAAAATGTTTTTGCCTATGGCAGAAACAGTAATTATTGCCCTTATGTCCTCGATGCTATTTGCTCTCACTTTTGTCCCCGCCGCAATTGCTATTTTTTTGCGAGGTCGTGTTCAGGAAAAAGAAAATTGGCTGGTGCATTATCTTTCAATAAGCTATGCGCGTGTTTTGCGACGATCTTTTCATGCTCGGCGTTGGGTTATAGGTGCCGCGATCGTCTTGGTTATGTTGAGTTTGTTTATTGCATCGCGTATGGGCGGGGAATTTATTCCAAGCCTTGATGAAGGAGATATTGCCATGCATGCCATGCGGATTCCAGGGACGAGCTTGACCCAAGCCATCGCCATGCAGGATTTGGTTGAACAGAGGGTGAAACAATTTCCTGAGGTAAAGGCGGTATTTGCAAAATTAGGAACTGCAGAGGTAGCTACCGATCCGATGCCACCTAATGTTGCCGATACCTTTATTATTCTAAAAAAGCATAAGGATTGGCCTAATCCAAAAAAAACCAAACAGGAACTGGTACAGGAAATTGAAAATGCAGTAAGACAAATTCCAGGAAATAATTATGAATTTACCCAACCCATACAAATGCGTTTTAATGAACTGATCTCGGGGGTTCGTAGTGATGTCGCGGTCAAAGTATTTGGAGATGATATGAATACTTTATTGGAGATCGCAGAAAATATCAGTACACAACTTAAAAAAGTACCTGGAGCTGCAGATGTCAAAATCGAACAAGTGAGTGGATTACCTCTTTGGACGGTGATAATTAATCGCGATACTTTGGCGCGTTATGGTTTGCAAGTTGGCGCTGTTCAAGATGCCATAGTAATTGCTACCGGTGGAAAAAAGGGTGGAGAGCTTTTTGAAGGGGATAAGCGTTTTGATATCGTGGTACGATTACCTGAGTCTTCCCGTACCGATCCCGATGTATTACGTGAAGTCTTTATACCACTTCCTCCATCTAAAGATAGTGAGCGGCATTTTATTCCCTTAAGTGAAGTAGCGAAAATGGTACGAAGTGAAGGACCTAATCAAATTAGTCGTGAAATGGGTAAACGCAGAGTGGTGGTTAGTGCCAATGTACGAGGTAGTGATTTAAGTACCTTTGTGAATAATGCAAAACTGCGCATTGAACAGAACGTTAAAATACCCAGTGGTTATTGGATTGACTGGGGTGGGCAGTTTGAGCAATTGCAATCTGCTTCACAACGTTTACAGATTGTAGTACCCGTTACGCTACTTGGCATTTTCTTATTACTGTTTATGAGTTTTGGCAGGGCAAGAGATGCATTGTTGGTGTTCACAGGCATTCCTTTGGCTTTAACCGGCGGTGTTTTTGCTTTGTGGATACGTGGAATTCCTTTATCTATTTCGGCAGGGGTCGGGTTTATTGCTTTATCAGGGGTGGCGGTGCTCAATGGCCTTGTGATGATTACTTTTATTAATAAGCTTCATGAACAGAAAAAATTTTATTTAAAAGATGCAGTATTGCAAGGGTCACTGGCCCGACTAAGACCTGTACTTATGACAGCCTTAGTGGCCTCTTTGGGATTTGTGCCTATGGCATTAGCAACTGGTACAGGTTCTGAGGTACAGCGGCCTTTAGCAACGGTAGTTATCGGTGGCATTATTTCTTCTACTTTCCTCACATTACTTGTTTTACCAGGCTTGTATTACGTGTTTCATGAAAGGAGGAAAAAGGCACCTTCTAATGCACCTCACAAGTAG
- a CDS encoding efflux RND transporter periplasmic adaptor subunit produces the protein MKLIKKFVSLLFLIIFISTLITPVVFGADDDNQQSESQEEFEKGPHGGRLFKKDNITLEFLLFERGMPPHFRAYLYQEGEAIPSNSSQLTAELTRFNGGKEVITFKPIENFLQSNQVIKEPHSFDVSLQLTLSGKVYGWQYKSYEGRVKLVPDILQSANIQTEKAESQTIKTQLKVVGKIAPNRDTMAPIYARYAGIIKVMNKNLGDEVIKGDLLATIESNESLQNYNINAPITGTIVQKYSTNGELAQNNKPIYDIANLTNVWADFTLYRKDTPLVKTGMTIDVIGDEGKPKTTSHISYIASLGIEDSQTTLARAILPNEQRLWIPGMYVNGYIIIEEKTVPVAVLLTALQRIGDQDVVFVQQGDYFEATPVELGQRDKQWAEVLSGLDVGQRYVTKNSFYLKAEMGKEGASHEH, from the coding sequence ATGAAACTTATAAAAAAATTCGTCTCCTTGTTATTCTTAATTATCTTTATATCGACACTAATTACTCCTGTGGTATTCGGGGCAGATGACGATAATCAACAGAGTGAATCTCAAGAAGAGTTTGAAAAAGGTCCACACGGAGGTCGTCTTTTTAAAAAAGACAATATAACCCTTGAATTTCTCTTGTTTGAACGAGGGATGCCACCACATTTTCGTGCATATCTTTATCAAGAAGGAGAAGCTATTCCTTCTAACTCATCTCAACTTACTGCAGAATTAACCCGATTTAATGGCGGAAAAGAAGTTATTACGTTTAAGCCTATTGAGAATTTTTTACAAAGTAACCAGGTTATTAAAGAACCTCATTCATTTGATGTTTCACTTCAATTAACGCTTTCAGGTAAAGTCTACGGCTGGCAATATAAAAGTTATGAGGGAAGGGTTAAATTAGTTCCTGACATACTTCAATCAGCCAATATTCAAACCGAAAAGGCAGAAAGCCAAACAATTAAAACTCAATTAAAAGTAGTAGGAAAAATTGCGCCTAATCGGGATACCATGGCTCCCATTTATGCTCGTTATGCAGGCATTATCAAAGTAATGAATAAAAATTTAGGCGATGAGGTAATAAAAGGAGATTTATTAGCGACAATTGAAAGCAATGAAAGTTTACAAAATTACAACATAAATGCACCTATAACAGGAACTATAGTACAAAAATATTCAACTAATGGCGAATTGGCTCAAAATAACAAACCCATTTATGATATTGCTAATTTAACCAACGTATGGGCTGATTTTACATTATATCGCAAAGATACCCCGCTAGTTAAAACGGGAATGACTATTGATGTAATTGGTGATGAAGGAAAACCTAAAACGACAAGCCATATCTCTTATATTGCTTCTCTTGGGATAGAGGACAGTCAAACCACTTTGGCACGTGCAATTTTACCCAATGAACAGCGATTATGGATTCCCGGTATGTATGTCAACGGTTATATTATCATCGAAGAAAAAACAGTGCCGGTAGCGGTGCTTCTTACGGCATTGCAACGCATTGGCGATCAAGACGTGGTGTTTGTCCAGCAAGGAGATTATTTTGAAGCCACTCCCGTAGAACTTGGCCAACGAGACAAACAATGGGCTGAGGTTCTATCAGGTCTTGATGTAGGGCAGCGTTATGTGACTAAAAATAGCTTTTATCTTAAGGCGGAAATGGGTAAGGAAGGCGCAAGCCATGAGCATTAA
- a CDS encoding TolC family protein, whose product MAILLSVLFQEAVVHAAPLTFHEALDIAYRNNPELQAEMDKAEAMRGAFIQSGLYPNPQLTLTAENFGGSGSYSGYEAAETTASITQPIPLGGRLKYLKKATYADYLASLAQINVQKAALYMAVGSAYVDAFYAVQWHQVTKKLVRLNQDIVTAIDKRVKAGVGAELDLRLAQIRSGEARIQEQKAGRDALFLRAKLARLLGNGLRVDRPLIDKGLPDVILNWVDLVKQVPKSPQMLQMQLLLQAKRATITAVKKSVWPDLNVQLGGRHFSDDDSNAAVMSVFADAPVYNRNQGKILTAEAQYSQTAYEFQGTRLEVRQKAYNTFLQAQQSRYEAQLVTKSLLPLARKSIKLAQDGYQMGRYTYIELSTSLNTLYEEERHYQQAHADFHKALIQLTGLLGLHPTKESK is encoded by the coding sequence ATGGCAATTTTGTTAAGCGTTCTGTTTCAGGAAGCGGTGGTTCACGCCGCACCCTTAACCTTCCATGAAGCTTTGGATATTGCCTATCGCAATAACCCTGAGTTACAAGCAGAGATGGATAAAGCAGAAGCCATGCGTGGAGCCTTTATTCAAAGTGGCCTGTATCCGAATCCGCAGCTGACCTTAACTGCGGAGAATTTTGGAGGATCTGGAAGTTATTCAGGTTATGAGGCAGCAGAAACGACTGCATCTATAACGCAACCGATTCCCTTAGGCGGTCGTCTTAAGTATTTGAAAAAAGCAACATATGCAGATTATTTAGCGTCTTTAGCTCAAATTAATGTTCAGAAAGCAGCATTATATATGGCTGTAGGAAGTGCTTATGTCGATGCATTTTATGCCGTTCAATGGCATCAGGTAACCAAAAAGCTCGTTCGTTTGAATCAGGATATTGTGACTGCCATTGACAAACGAGTTAAAGCTGGGGTTGGTGCGGAGCTTGATTTGCGTTTAGCGCAAATTCGATCAGGGGAGGCACGTATCCAAGAGCAAAAAGCAGGACGTGACGCGCTCTTCTTACGAGCAAAATTAGCTCGTTTGCTTGGCAATGGTTTACGAGTGGACAGACCCTTGATTGATAAGGGTTTGCCTGATGTAATTTTAAACTGGGTCGATCTGGTGAAACAAGTACCGAAAAGCCCGCAAATGTTGCAAATGCAACTGCTATTACAAGCCAAGCGTGCCACTATTACTGCAGTCAAAAAATCAGTATGGCCTGATTTAAATGTTCAATTGGGTGGTCGGCATTTTTCGGATGACGACAGTAATGCTGCAGTGATGTCCGTCTTTGCAGATGCACCTGTTTATAACCGCAATCAGGGAAAGATTTTGACTGCGGAAGCCCAATACTCACAAACAGCCTATGAGTTTCAAGGGACGCGTCTAGAGGTTCGTCAAAAAGCATACAATACCTTTTTACAGGCGCAGCAAAGTAGGTATGAAGCACAATTAGTGACGAAATCTTTGCTCCCTTTAGCGCGCAAGTCAATTAAGCTCGCCCAAGATGGTTATCAAATGGGACGATATACATATATTGAATTATCTACTTCGTTAAATACTTTATATGAAGAAGAGCGTCATTACCAACAAGCTCATGCTGATTTTCATAAAGCACTCATTCAATTGACTGGTCTTTTAGGGTTACATCCGACAAAGGAAAGTAAATGA
- a CDS encoding helix-turn-helix domain-containing protein, with protein MAELNIKKEIGKRILEARKVKGLTLKALGELAGGLKQTRLTNWEQGVRTPGPEEIKSLAQALDVSPAYLMCLSDEKQFEVKSPTQLIPLLDHSQACDAKKHINMHQKQQESENITISVSSVLLPNLSNDAFALKILDDSMIPEFRLNDILVIDPAVSPKPSKYVAVKIGNKMEAIICQYKKLSYTSPEFELHTLNDNWPNIKAEEGLEIEIIGTVMQNIRTC; from the coding sequence TTGGCTGAGCTAAATATCAAAAAGGAAATTGGCAAACGTATTCTTGAGGCACGGAAGGTTAAAGGCTTGACGTTAAAGGCTCTTGGCGAGCTTGCAGGGGGGTTGAAACAAACGCGCCTGACGAATTGGGAACAGGGTGTGCGTACTCCGGGGCCGGAAGAGATTAAATCGCTTGCGCAGGCATTGGATGTTTCACCTGCTTATTTGATGTGTTTGTCGGATGAAAAGCAGTTTGAAGTAAAAAGTCCTACCCAATTAATTCCGCTTTTAGATCACAGTCAAGCATGTGATGCAAAGAAACATATAAACATGCATCAAAAACAACAAGAATCAGAGAATATCACTATCTCTGTAAGTTCGGTGTTGTTACCTAACTTAAGTAATGATGCATTTGCATTGAAGATTTTGGACGATAGTATGATACCAGAGTTCAGATTAAATGACATATTGGTCATTGATCCTGCAGTATCTCCAAAACCAAGTAAATATGTAGCAGTTAAAATTGGCAATAAGATGGAGGCAATTATTTGCCAATATAAAAAATTGTCTTACACCTCACCAGAGTTTGAGTTGCATACTTTAAATGATAATTGGCCGAATATTAAAGCGGAAGAGGGCCTCGAAATAGAGATTATTGGGACAGTGATGCAAAACATTCGGACATGCTAA
- a CDS encoding carbon storage regulator: MLVLTRKAGQQILIGKGLIQMKVLKVDDDIISIGIKAPLHIDIDREEIYLKKLQQERAESSTKKVAL; the protein is encoded by the coding sequence ATGTTGGTTTTAACACGAAAAGCAGGGCAACAAATTTTAATAGGCAAAGGCTTGATTCAAATGAAGGTGCTCAAGGTCGATGATGACATCATCAGCATTGGCATTAAGGCACCTCTACATATTGATATTGACCGAGAAGAAATTTATCTGAAAAAACTCCAACAAGAGAGGGCAGAATCTTCTACGAAGAAGGTGGCGCTATGA
- a CDS encoding TrbC/VirB2 family protein has translation MSKFKRWSQLLRNHLCDLYLIGVCALLPSLSHAQSIESIINRTINYLQGGLARTIGVFCIIIAGYLCLARQKFPKEYFVMILVGMGIIFGGSSLYSTLIG, from the coding sequence ATGAGCAAATTCAAAAGATGGAGCCAGCTTCTTCGCAATCATCTATGCGATCTTTATTTAATAGGGGTTTGTGCCCTGCTGCCATCGCTATCCCATGCCCAATCGATAGAAAGCATCATCAATAGAACCATCAATTACCTGCAGGGTGGTCTTGCACGAACTATAGGTGTGTTTTGCATCATCATCGCAGGTTACCTGTGTTTGGCGCGTCAAAAATTTCCCAAAGAATATTTTGTGATGATTCTTGTGGGGATGGGTATCATCTTTGGCGGATCTTCCCTGTATTCAACGCTTATTGGATAG
- a CDS encoding type IV secretion system protein VirB3 has product MSDLEISPIFNALTRPAMIAGVTFEYHMLNLIMSMCAFIGISPLYGLIFIPLHVFGWLVCRYDTHFFTICAKRYLLPQVPNTSLWRVRSYEPF; this is encoded by the coding sequence ATGAGCGATTTGGAAATAAGTCCTATATTTAATGCGCTAACCCGTCCGGCAATGATTGCTGGGGTGACCTTTGAATACCATATGTTAAATCTCATTATGTCGATGTGCGCGTTCATAGGTATCTCCCCACTGTATGGTCTGATTTTTATTCCCTTACATGTTTTCGGATGGCTGGTATGTCGATACGACACCCATTTTTTTACCATCTGCGCAAAGCGCTATTTATTGCCTCAAGTACCGAATACATCATTATGGAGGGTTCGCTCTTATGAACCTTTCTAA
- a CDS encoding VirB4 family type IV secretion/conjugal transfer ATPase, which translates to MNLSKTLKQVYQEAKVSDLFPVTHLNTPSIFESQSGFVGSVLKVDGAAFEIEEADTLNHQRFLLHQALVSLDSRFIVYVTTHRQKISCPLIGEYKPGFAKDLDERYQQRFKDKNLYKNTLYITVVLKGDDTSKTGSWLQWAKSLSIKRNSELAEHHREQNIQILNRAVEQLHANLTPFGSSILGEQDEALGFSELLQFLGLVVNAGQTASFKHPVYSPPIANSIPHTFKQETKYPEGHLSQYLSTCQLLFGECIQFQGNTQEDCMFGAMLSLKKYPTNTASILLDSMLSLDCEFIATHTFAPLGRDSALDMISKKRSKLLNAEDKALSQTTALSDLEDGIASETLLLGAHHHTVMLLAPKKSLLDAAILDATKRYGSAGIVVVKETLGQEPAFWSQLPCNQHLITRASLITSQNFVDFCPLHNTQTGFSNENFLGGAVTLLETPSKTPVYFNYHARGSKTNPSKGHAAIFGGNNAGKTTLVNFLDAQMGRFGGRSFFIDRDESSKIYILASGNSSYIKIEPSNPIAMNPLQLPDTSENRSLLKLWFATLVQAEGERVIPSDIAEIINDCIDYSFEQLAPEFRTLSHLSQFLPVDFPRWPHLKRWLKRNDSRIDGEFHWLFDNQHDALNLDFDKVGFDVTYLMDQVHSVIATPVYLYLLHRMRQCLDGRLTSFIIAEAWQLFASPFWEKALREWLPTIRKKNGHFIFDTQSPKTITDSPIKHIVLDNLATLIVFPNPLADRETYMEHLKLTEAQFEAIKENTLESRIFLYKQDHEAFLCKLDLSGLSQYIRVLSANTQSVKLLDEIIQEVGHAPDIWLPVFFDRSKK; encoded by the coding sequence ATGAACCTTTCTAAGACTTTGAAGCAGGTTTATCAGGAAGCAAAAGTTTCTGATTTATTTCCTGTAACGCATCTTAATACCCCCAGCATTTTTGAATCGCAATCAGGCTTTGTGGGTTCGGTTCTCAAGGTCGATGGAGCTGCTTTTGAAATTGAGGAAGCCGATACTCTAAATCACCAACGCTTCTTGCTACATCAAGCATTAGTAAGTTTGGATTCTCGTTTCATCGTTTATGTGACAACACACCGACAAAAAATATCATGCCCATTAATTGGAGAATATAAGCCAGGGTTTGCGAAGGATCTGGATGAGCGTTACCAACAACGTTTTAAAGATAAAAACCTGTATAAAAATACCCTGTACATTACGGTTGTGCTTAAAGGAGATGATACCAGCAAAACTGGGTCTTGGTTGCAGTGGGCTAAAAGCCTCTCAATTAAGAGAAATAGTGAGCTGGCTGAACACCACAGAGAACAAAACATCCAAATCCTAAATCGTGCTGTTGAGCAATTGCATGCGAACCTTACCCCTTTTGGATCATCGATACTTGGCGAGCAGGATGAAGCATTGGGCTTTAGCGAGCTGCTTCAGTTCCTTGGGTTAGTAGTCAATGCAGGCCAAACAGCGTCATTTAAACATCCTGTTTACAGTCCTCCAATAGCGAACTCGATTCCTCATACATTCAAACAAGAAACCAAATACCCTGAAGGGCACCTCAGCCAATACTTAAGTACCTGCCAGCTTCTATTTGGGGAATGCATCCAGTTTCAAGGAAATACCCAAGAAGATTGCATGTTTGGCGCGATGTTGTCACTCAAAAAATACCCCACTAACACCGCCAGTATACTTTTAGATTCGATGTTATCTCTGGATTGTGAATTTATTGCCACACACACCTTTGCACCCCTTGGCCGCGACAGTGCCTTGGATATGATTTCTAAAAAACGTTCCAAACTCCTAAATGCCGAGGACAAGGCATTAAGCCAAACCACTGCATTAAGCGATTTGGAAGATGGAATTGCCAGTGAAACTCTATTACTAGGCGCACATCATCACACCGTAATGTTATTGGCGCCAAAAAAGTCCTTATTAGATGCAGCCATACTGGATGCCACCAAACGCTATGGATCTGCTGGAATTGTTGTGGTGAAAGAAACGCTGGGACAGGAACCAGCTTTCTGGAGCCAATTGCCTTGCAACCAACATCTTATAACACGTGCCTCCCTGATTACTTCCCAAAATTTTGTGGATTTTTGCCCATTACATAACACCCAAACGGGCTTTTCCAATGAGAACTTTTTAGGTGGTGCGGTGACACTTTTGGAAACCCCATCGAAAACCCCAGTCTATTTCAACTACCATGCCCGAGGCTCTAAAACCAATCCATCCAAAGGACATGCTGCAATTTTTGGAGGAAACAACGCAGGAAAAACTACACTGGTGAACTTCCTTGATGCACAAATGGGACGTTTTGGCGGAAGAAGTTTTTTCATAGACCGGGATGAATCCTCCAAAATTTATATTTTGGCTTCCGGTAACAGCTCTTACATCAAAATAGAGCCATCCAATCCAATCGCCATGAATCCATTGCAACTGCCGGATACCTCAGAAAATCGTTCGTTACTGAAATTATGGTTTGCAACCTTGGTACAAGCAGAAGGCGAGCGCGTTATCCCAAGCGATATTGCTGAAATCATCAATGATTGTATCGATTACAGCTTTGAGCAACTCGCCCCGGAATTCAGGACGCTTAGTCATCTAAGCCAATTTCTACCCGTTGATTTTCCACGTTGGCCACATCTAAAAAGATGGTTAAAGCGTAACGATTCCAGAATTGATGGCGAATTTCATTGGCTGTTTGACAACCAGCACGATGCCTTAAATCTTGATTTTGATAAGGTGGGATTTGATGTTACCTACCTGATGGATCAAGTACATAGCGTTATTGCAACGCCTGTCTATTTATATTTGTTGCATCGTATGCGCCAATGCCTCGATGGTCGGTTAACCTCTTTTATTATTGCTGAAGCATGGCAGCTCTTTGCATCTCCCTTTTGGGAGAAAGCGCTTCGCGAATGGTTGCCTACGATTAGAAAGAAAAATGGGCATTTTATTTTTGATACCCAGTCCCCAAAAACGATTACCGATTCACCGATTAAACACATTGTGCTGGATAACCTGGCCACCTTGATTGTATTTCCCAATCCACTAGCAGACAGGGAAACCTACATGGAGCATTTAAAGCTGACCGAAGCACAATTTGAGGCGATTAAAGAAAACACGCTCGAATCACGCATTTTTTTGTATAAACAAGACCACGAAGCTTTTTTGTGCAAACTGGATTTAAGCGGTTTAAGCCAATACATCAGGGTACTTTCTGCCAATACCCAATCGGTTAAGTTACTGGATGAAATCATCCAAGAAGTGGGTCATGCCCCTGATATTTGGCTTCCTGTCTTTTTTGATAGGAGCAAAAAATGA
- a CDS encoding type IV secretion system protein, whose translation MKITACFLIAALSISGASHADIFGVEDVQLIALAMKQLGELQEQYRVLTDTYQTARSQLDNLNQLKSMNSGHYGFGDFNNGLDTLQSWQSPVSTWQDALQNLSGGNQQRYQALIDAYEKNHPALDESSYARFTTPANAMRFKEDKAVNRAVLVQTTESYNEINKHMEALHKLSQQIEKTPNTKGAIDLNSRLITEIGFIQLMSLRLQALISQQAAQENLSALQDRAEMAKFNRLSK comes from the coding sequence ATGAAAATAACAGCCTGTTTCTTAATTGCAGCGCTGAGTATAAGTGGGGCCAGTCATGCGGATATTTTTGGTGTAGAAGATGTCCAGCTTATTGCCTTGGCTATGAAACAGCTGGGTGAGCTTCAAGAACAATACCGGGTACTTACCGATACCTATCAAACCGCAAGAAGTCAGCTTGATAACTTAAATCAGCTCAAATCCATGAACTCAGGGCATTATGGATTTGGTGACTTTAACAATGGTTTAGATACCCTACAAAGCTGGCAATCACCTGTCAGCACTTGGCAGGATGCACTGCAAAACCTCTCAGGAGGCAATCAGCAACGATATCAGGCACTCATCGATGCGTATGAAAAGAACCATCCCGCATTGGATGAAAGCAGTTATGCGCGTTTCACTACTCCTGCAAATGCCATGCGTTTTAAAGAAGATAAAGCGGTGAACCGTGCAGTGCTTGTGCAAACCACCGAAAGCTATAACGAAATCAACAAGCATATGGAAGCCCTCCATAAGCTCTCACAACAAATTGAAAAAACACCCAACACCAAGGGAGCTATTGATTTGAATTCCCGTCTCATTACCGAAATCGGGTTTATTCAATTAATGAGCTTAAGACTTCAGGCGTTAATCAGCCAGCAAGCAGCACAGGAAAATTTATCCGCGCTACAAGACAGGGCTGAAATGGCAAAGTTCAATCGATTATCCAAGTGA
- the lvhB7 gene encoding T4SS-associated protein LvhB7, producing MKWLLSVLMITLLSGCSKPPDLDSPCHHFGQYCPQYPINDEPIMELTK from the coding sequence ATGAAATGGCTTTTGAGTGTGTTGATGATTACATTACTTAGTGGCTGTTCAAAGCCCCCCGATTTGGATTCTCCCTGCCATCACTTTGGGCAGTATTGCCCTCAGTATCCCATTAACGATGAACCCATTATGGAACTCACAAAATGA